The stretch of DNA TCGCAGCTCATAGCGAAGCCTGAGCCCGCCTTCCACGTCGGTCAGGCCCTGCCCGAGACCGAGTTCGGCCACCTCCTGCACCGCGAGATTGAGTTCCACGCGAGGTTGCAGGATCAGGCGCTGGGTGATGAGGAGATCGTATTCACCCTCCAGGCGGGCCGAAACGTCGCCGTCATCGCTGATGAAAATACTGGCCAGCCCTTCGATAATCAGAGGCAGCGTGCCGACCATGCCCAGCACCGCGAAATTGCGCGACGGATCGGGCTCGAAATCGTGCCGCAGGCCCAGTTCCAGATCGAAAAACGGGCTGACCGCCCGGCGGTAGAGAGCCTGGATTTCCAGTTCTTCGAGAGATTCCGGCTGGAACGCGTATTCTCCCTCGGCCGAGAAGACGATCTTTTCGATATCCCCGCCATAGGCCGCCTCCACGTCCCAGAACAGCGCCGGCTGTCCCTCGCCCGTGCGAAGCTCGATCCGATCGCCCGTGACCGAGAATATCCGGCCGCCGCCATGGCTTTCGAGGAACGCATCGCGGGCGGCCTCCATTTCACCGTTTCCGCTCGTTCCCGTCTCGGCTGCCCCCGGTGTAGCGGCCAGGCAAAGGGCAACCGCGAGCGGATGCGCGAGCGGGCGAAGAGCCCAGCGCCAGCCTGCCGCCCGGCCCGTCATGCCGGGCCGTCGCTCTTGTCCGGCCGAACCGAGACGATCTGCATCATGCCGGCATGCATGTGATACAAGAGGTGACAGTGAAACGCCCAGTCGCCCGGCGCGTCGGCCGTGATGTCGATGGCGAGTTTCTCGCCCGGCTTGACCGAGATGGTGTGCTTGCGCGGCTTATGCGCGTGCTCACCCGTCACGACATCGAAGAACATGCCGTGCAGGTGGATGGGGTGGGCCATCATCGTGTCGTTGACGAGATGCAGGCGAAGCCGCTCTCCAAGCCTGAAGATTATGGGCCCGTCGATCTCGGAAAGCTTGGTCCCGTCGAAGGACCACATATACCGCTCCATGTTCCCCGTGAGGTGGATCTCCATCTCGCGACCGGGCACACGCGTGTCGGGATTTGGAACGAGGCTTTCCAGATCGCTATAGACGAGTACCCGATGCCCGACCGCTTGCAGGCCAAGTCCCGGTTCCGAAAGCCGGTTCGCGGGATAGCGGGCAAGATTGGCGACGCCGGGTCCGCGGGGATGGTCGTGGCGCTGGGGCAATGGCGGGTGGGCCATGGGCGCCTGAACCGGAGGCATGGCAATATGATCGCCACCATCGTGGCCACCGTCATGGCCATCGCTGTGGCCACCGTCATGGCCGTTGCTGTGGCCACCGTCATGGCCGTTGCTGTGGCCGTCGCCGTGGCCCGCCTGATGGCCGTCGGCCTTGTCGGGCGCGTGACCACCCATGGCCATGTCCTTCATCGTCAGTAACGGCCGCTCCCGCAGCGCCGGCACAGGCGCCGACATGCCCGGGCGGGGCGCCAGCGTCGCCCGCCCGTACCCGCTGCGATCCATCGATTCGCACATGATCGTATAGGCCTTGTCCGCCGGTGGCGTGACGACGATATCGTAGGTTTCCGCTACACCGATCTGAAATTCGTCGACCTGCACGGGTTTCACATCGAGACCGTCCGCCTGAACCACCGTCAGGGGCAGGCCGGGCAGACGCACGTTGAAGAAGGTCATGGCGGAGGCGTTGATGACGCGGAGGCGGACCCGCTCTCCGGGGCGGAAAAGGCCGGTCCAGTTATCGCCGGGGCCATGGCCGTTGACGAGATAGGTATAGGTCTCTCCCGTAACGTCCGCGATATCGGTGGGCGACATGCGCATGGCGCCCCACATAAGGCGGTCGGCCAGGGTGGGACCCAGACCGTTTGTCGTTACGTCCCGCGCCAGGTCGCCCAGGGTCCGCTTCTGGAAATTGAAGGATTCGCTGTTTTTCTTGAGCCGGTCGAACACGCTGTGCGGATCGAGGAACGTCCAGTCCGAGAGCACGAGCACGTATTCGCGATCGGCCGCCACGGAACTGGCCTCCCGCGGATCGATGACCAGCGGGCCGTAATGGCCGGCCTGTTCCTGCAGGCCGGAATGGGAATGGTACCAGTAGGTCCCCGCCTGCCGCACGGGGAAGCGGTAGGTGAAGGTCTCCCCTGGCCGGATTCCGGGAAAGCTGACACCGGGGACGCCGTCCATACCGGCCGGCAGCAAGATCCCGTGCCAGTGGATCGACGTGTCTTCCTCCAGCCGGTTGGTCACACGCAAAGTAATGTCGTCCCCCTCGCGCCAGCGCAGAAGGGGTGCCGGCAACTGGCCGTTGACGGTGATCGCGCGCCCCGGCTGCCCGTCGATTTCGACCGTGGTCGGGGCAATCTCGAGATCGAATTCCTGGCCGGAGAGAACCGCGCCGCCGGCCGGGGAGCGCGCGGGCGAGGCGGCGCTCCGCGCCCAGGGCGGCAGAAGTGCCGAGAGGGCCGTGCCCGCGCCCAGGAGCGTCGCATTGTCGAGAAACTGCCGGCGAGTCAGCATGGCTTCACAGCCCTTCGATACATCTTTATAAGATGCTCCTGGGAAAATACCCTATAGGGGTATATGGGTCAATGCGGGGTCTTGCATGAGCATGGAAAAAGCCGGCACGGACAAAACAGCCAGGGCAGCGAACATCCGGCGCCTGCGCCGGATCGAGGGGCAGGTCCGCGGCATTGCGCGCATGATCGAGGACGAGCGCTATTGCATCGATATCCTGCACCAGATGCAGGCGATCAAGGCGGCGCTTTCGCGGGTGGAGGACGCGGTACTTTCCGACCACGCGGCGTCCTGTGTGGAATCGGCTATCGAGGCGGGCGACGCGGCGGGCCAGCGGGAGAAATTCTCGGAACTGGTGGCACTGATGAGCCGGGTGAAGCGCTGAAGCCGGCGGGGGGCAGGGCTAGGCCGGCCGGCGCGGCTGACCGGCACCGCCCTGATGGAAAAATCCGCCAACATCGAAGACCGCGCCGCTGATCTGCGCGGCCGCCGGCGAAAGGAGGTA from Alphaproteobacteria bacterium encodes:
- a CDS encoding metal-sensitive transcriptional regulator; translation: MEKAGTDKTARAANIRRLRRIEGQVRGIARMIEDERYCIDILHQMQAIKAALSRVEDAVLSDHAASCVESAIEAGDAAGQREKFSELVALMSRVKR
- a CDS encoding copper resistance protein B, which gives rise to MTGRAAGWRWALRPLAHPLAVALCLAATPGAAETGTSGNGEMEAARDAFLESHGGGRIFSVTGDRIELRTGEGQPALFWDVEAAYGGDIEKIVFSAEGEYAFQPESLEELEIQALYRRAVSPFFDLELGLRHDFEPDPSRNFAVLGMVGTLPLIIEGLASIFISDDGDVSARLEGEYDLLITQRLILQPRVELNLAVQEVAELGLGQGLTDVEGGLRLRYELRRRLAPYLGVTFSRDIGETANFTRAEDEDVGAISAVAGVRFWF
- a CDS encoding copper resistance system multicopper oxidase → MLTRRQFLDNATLLGAGTALSALLPPWARSAASPARSPAGGAVLSGQEFDLEIAPTTVEIDGQPGRAITVNGQLPAPLLRWREGDDITLRVTNRLEEDTSIHWHGILLPAGMDGVPGVSFPGIRPGETFTYRFPVRQAGTYWYHSHSGLQEQAGHYGPLVIDPREASSVAADREYVLVLSDWTFLDPHSVFDRLKKNSESFNFQKRTLGDLARDVTTNGLGPTLADRLMWGAMRMSPTDIADVTGETYTYLVNGHGPGDNWTGLFRPGERVRLRVINASAMTFFNVRLPGLPLTVVQADGLDVKPVQVDEFQIGVAETYDIVVTPPADKAYTIMCESMDRSGYGRATLAPRPGMSAPVPALRERPLLTMKDMAMGGHAPDKADGHQAGHGDGHSNGHDGGHSNGHDGGHSDGHDGGHDGGDHIAMPPVQAPMAHPPLPQRHDHPRGPGVANLARYPANRLSEPGLGLQAVGHRVLVYSDLESLVPNPDTRVPGREMEIHLTGNMERYMWSFDGTKLSEIDGPIIFRLGERLRLHLVNDTMMAHPIHLHGMFFDVVTGEHAHKPRKHTISVKPGEKLAIDITADAPGDWAFHCHLLYHMHAGMMQIVSVRPDKSDGPA